The Leclercia sp. S52 genome has a segment encoding these proteins:
- a CDS encoding carbohydrate porin, with amino-acid sequence MNMIKKLPLTMAVIAALCPISVLAQEFTQEQIDAIVAKAVDKALADRQAKMDAAVAKKADVVTEPQSAAQSPDMAIPFGIKFTGYARYGAHFQAADQKYVAVDGSYNGASAIGRLGNEGNGGEFQLSKAFKGENGAIWDVNVMIDHWGDEVNLKKAYAGVTNILESNPNAYIWAGRDFHQRPQQGINDYFWMNHDGQGAGVKNFDIGGVQFDVATVAAVESCSPQVMNDEANPSRITCTGGSGTGDKGNYAATSKIHGMKLGPIDLELYANYGFDSKAIDTEERTNAWQGGVVLSHTNDSGVNKVIARYSDNSDNSVFNKTEDLTTVYASFEGLHRFTQATQVEYILAFHDYDNSRDSTDNRKNYNAIVRPMHWWNDVHSTWLEAGWQHVDYDNGGDNKGWKLTLSQNMSIAMGPEFRPMLRFYVTGGKVDNERTARVNNTQDETLDDFNVGAMWEAWF; translated from the coding sequence ATGAATATGATTAAAAAACTTCCATTAACAATGGCGGTTATCGCCGCGCTTTGCCCGATTTCTGTCCTCGCCCAGGAGTTTACGCAGGAGCAAATCGACGCCATTGTGGCCAAAGCGGTGGATAAAGCCCTGGCCGATCGCCAGGCGAAAATGGATGCCGCGGTGGCGAAAAAAGCCGACGTGGTGACCGAGCCCCAAAGCGCCGCCCAGTCCCCGGATATGGCGATCCCGTTCGGGATTAAATTTACCGGCTATGCCCGCTACGGGGCGCACTTCCAGGCCGCCGACCAGAAATACGTCGCCGTGGACGGCTCCTACAACGGGGCGTCAGCGATTGGCCGACTGGGTAACGAAGGCAACGGCGGCGAGTTCCAGCTCTCCAAAGCCTTTAAGGGCGAAAACGGCGCCATCTGGGACGTCAATGTGATGATCGACCACTGGGGCGACGAGGTTAACCTGAAAAAGGCCTACGCCGGGGTGACCAACATTCTGGAATCCAACCCGAACGCCTACATCTGGGCCGGGCGTGACTTCCACCAGCGTCCGCAGCAGGGCATCAACGACTACTTCTGGATGAACCACGACGGCCAGGGTGCCGGGGTGAAGAACTTCGACATCGGCGGCGTGCAGTTTGACGTGGCGACCGTCGCAGCGGTGGAATCCTGCAGCCCGCAGGTGATGAATGACGAGGCCAACCCTTCGCGCATCACCTGTACCGGCGGCTCCGGCACCGGCGACAAAGGCAACTATGCCGCCACCTCCAAAATTCACGGCATGAAGCTCGGCCCGATCGACCTGGAGCTGTACGCCAACTACGGCTTTGACTCGAAAGCCATCGACACCGAAGAGCGTACCAACGCCTGGCAGGGTGGCGTGGTCCTGAGCCACACCAACGACAGCGGCGTGAACAAGGTGATCGCCCGCTACTCCGATAACTCGGACAACAGCGTGTTCAACAAAACCGAGGACCTGACCACGGTGTACGCCAGCTTCGAAGGGCTGCACAGGTTCACCCAGGCGACCCAGGTGGAGTACATCCTGGCCTTCCACGACTACGACAACAGCCGGGACAGCACCGACAACCGCAAGAACTACAACGCCATCGTGCGTCCGATGCACTGGTGGAACGACGTGCACTCCACCTGGCTGGAAGCGGGCTGGCAGCATGTTGATTACGACAACGGCGGGGATAACAAGGGCTGGAAGCTGACCCTGTCGCAGAACATGTCCATCGCCATGGGCCCGGAGTTCCGTCCGATGCTGCGCTTCTACGTCACCGGCGGCAAGGTGGATAACGAACGCACCGCCCGCGTGAACAACACCCAGGACGAAACGCTCGACGACTTCAACGTCGGCGCGATGTGGGAGGCGTGGTTCTAG
- a CDS encoding PTS lactose/cellobiose transporter subunit IIA: MIALEEAVMEIIVNAGQSRSLCFEALHAARQGNFDEAKSLLREADGYARQAHHMQTKLIEQDAGEARQPMTLIMVHAQDHLMNSLLARELSEEIIHLYQR, from the coding sequence ATGATTGCCTTAGAAGAAGCCGTAATGGAAATCATCGTCAATGCTGGTCAGTCGCGCAGCCTGTGCTTTGAAGCACTGCATGCTGCGCGGCAGGGCAACTTTGACGAAGCGAAAAGCCTGCTGCGCGAAGCCGATGGCTACGCGCGCCAGGCGCACCATATGCAGACCAAACTTATCGAGCAGGACGCGGGCGAAGCCCGTCAGCCGATGACGTTAATTATGGTACACGCCCAGGATCACTTAATGAACTCGCTGCTGGCCCGTGAATTATCCGAAGAAATTATTCACCTGTATCAGCGTTAA
- a CDS encoding glycoside hydrolase family 1 protein yields MKYAFPENFWWGSACSALQTEGESQSSGKGLTTWDHWFATEPNRFHNGVGPQNTSTFYQHWKADIQLLKQLNHNSFRTSISWARLIPEGTGEVNQEAVAFYNQVIDELLAQGIKPFITLFHFDMPMAMQEIGGWENRDVVAAYARYAETCFELFGDRVMHWFTFNEPIVPVEGGYLYDFHYPNVVDFRRAATVAYHTVLAHAQAVRAFRAGHYPGEIGIVLNLTPSYPRSQNPADVKAAHHCDLLFNRSFLDPVLCGEYPADLVAMLKAHDQLPACLPEDSALIADGKIDLLGVNYYQPRRVKCRDTAINPQAPFMPEWFFDSYEMPGRKMNPYRGWEIYEPGIYDILINLRDNYGNPRCFISENGMGVENEQRFIENGQINDQYRIDFISEHLKWLHKGISEGCNCLGYHMWTFIDNWSWCNAYKNRYGFIQLDLTTQQRTIKKSGEWFASTSLNNSFDK; encoded by the coding sequence ATGAAATATGCATTTCCCGAAAACTTCTGGTGGGGTAGCGCCTGTTCTGCACTGCAAACCGAAGGGGAAAGCCAGAGCAGTGGCAAGGGATTAACCACCTGGGATCACTGGTTCGCGACCGAGCCGAATCGCTTTCACAATGGGGTAGGGCCGCAGAATACCTCCACGTTTTATCAGCACTGGAAAGCCGACATTCAGCTGTTAAAGCAGCTGAACCACAATAGCTTTCGCACCTCGATAAGCTGGGCGCGCCTCATCCCGGAAGGCACCGGTGAAGTGAACCAGGAAGCGGTTGCTTTCTACAATCAGGTGATCGACGAACTGCTTGCTCAGGGCATCAAGCCGTTTATCACCCTCTTCCACTTCGACATGCCGATGGCGATGCAGGAGATTGGCGGGTGGGAAAACCGTGATGTGGTAGCGGCCTATGCCCGCTACGCAGAAACCTGCTTTGAGCTTTTTGGCGATCGGGTGATGCACTGGTTTACCTTTAACGAGCCGATTGTGCCGGTAGAGGGCGGGTATCTGTATGACTTCCACTACCCGAACGTGGTCGATTTCCGTCGTGCGGCCACCGTGGCCTATCACACCGTGCTGGCCCATGCGCAGGCGGTTCGCGCCTTCCGCGCCGGGCACTACCCCGGTGAGATTGGCATCGTGCTGAACCTGACGCCGTCCTATCCGCGCTCGCAGAATCCGGCGGACGTGAAAGCCGCGCACCATTGCGACCTGCTGTTTAACCGCAGCTTCCTCGACCCGGTGCTGTGCGGCGAATACCCGGCGGATCTGGTGGCGATGCTGAAAGCACACGATCAGCTGCCTGCCTGTCTACCGGAAGACAGCGCGCTGATTGCCGACGGCAAAATCGACCTGCTGGGCGTGAACTACTACCAGCCGCGTCGGGTGAAGTGTCGTGATACGGCCATCAACCCGCAGGCGCCGTTTATGCCGGAGTGGTTCTTCGATAGCTACGAGATGCCGGGCCGCAAGATGAACCCGTATCGCGGTTGGGAAATCTACGAGCCAGGTATTTACGATATTCTCATTAACCTGCGCGATAATTATGGCAACCCACGCTGCTTTATTTCTGAAAACGGCATGGGCGTCGAAAACGAGCAGCGTTTTATTGAGAACGGTCAGATTAACGATCAATACCGTATCGATTTTATTTCTGAACATCTTAAATGGCTGCATAAAGGTATTAGCGAAGGCTGTAATTGTCTTGGCTACCATATGTGGACATTTATTGATAACTGGTCATGGTGTAATGCGTATAAAAACCGCTACGGTTTTATCCAGCTGGATTTAACCACGCAGCAGCGCACCATTAAAAAGAGCGGAGAGTGGTTTGCTTCCACCTCTCTGAATAACAGTTTTGATAAATAA
- a CDS encoding PTS sugar transporter subunit IIC yields MSSLYQSMVAVIEQSIAPLAGKLGQQKYVIAIRDGFTAALPFMIIGSFMLVFIFPPFSADTTNSFARGWLDFSETYREQLMLPFNLSMGVMTFFISVGIGASLGRQFNLDPVMSGLLAFMAFLLVAAPYADGKISTQYLSGQGIFTALITSIYATRVYAWLKDHKVTIRLPKEVPTGVARSFEILIPVVVIIGTLHPLNLFIEAQTGMIIPQAIMHLLEPLVSASDSLPAILLSVLLCQIFWFAGIHGALIVTGIMNPFWMANLSANQAALAAGAALPHVYLQGFWDHYLLIGGVGSTLPLAFLLLRSRVTHLRTIGKMGVVPSFFNINEPILFGAPIIMNPMLFIPFVFVPMINACLAYTATKLGWLAQVVSLTPWTTPAPIGASWAANWALSPVVMCVICMVMSALMYLPFLRAYERSLLKTEEQKAQATVGAAETVGN; encoded by the coding sequence ATGAGTTCGTTATATCAATCTATGGTTGCGGTCATTGAGCAGTCCATCGCACCGCTGGCAGGCAAGCTGGGCCAGCAGAAGTACGTGATTGCCATCCGCGACGGCTTTACCGCCGCGCTGCCGTTTATGATCATCGGCTCGTTTATGCTGGTGTTCATCTTCCCGCCGTTCTCTGCGGACACCACCAACAGCTTTGCCCGCGGCTGGCTCGATTTCTCCGAGACCTACCGCGAACAGCTGATGCTGCCGTTTAACCTCAGCATGGGCGTGATGACTTTCTTCATCTCGGTCGGGATTGGTGCCAGCCTGGGCCGTCAGTTTAATCTCGACCCGGTGATGTCCGGCCTGCTGGCCTTTATGGCGTTCCTGCTGGTGGCCGCTCCTTATGCCGACGGCAAAATTTCCACCCAGTATCTGTCGGGCCAGGGGATCTTCACCGCGCTGATCACCTCTATCTATGCCACCCGCGTTTATGCCTGGCTGAAGGATCATAAAGTCACCATCCGTCTGCCGAAGGAAGTGCCGACCGGCGTGGCGCGCTCGTTTGAGATCCTGATCCCGGTCGTGGTGATCATTGGTACGCTGCACCCGCTGAACCTGTTTATCGAAGCGCAAACCGGAATGATCATCCCGCAGGCGATTATGCACCTGCTGGAGCCGCTGGTTTCCGCCTCTGACTCCCTGCCTGCCATTCTGCTCTCCGTGCTGTTGTGCCAGATCTTCTGGTTCGCCGGCATCCACGGCGCGCTGATTGTCACCGGCATCATGAACCCGTTCTGGATGGCTAACCTTTCCGCCAACCAGGCCGCCCTGGCTGCCGGCGCTGCGCTGCCGCACGTTTACCTGCAGGGCTTCTGGGATCACTACCTGCTGATTGGTGGTGTGGGCTCTACCCTGCCGCTGGCCTTCCTGCTGCTGCGCAGCCGCGTAACCCATCTGCGCACCATTGGCAAAATGGGCGTGGTGCCCAGTTTCTTCAACATCAACGAACCTATTCTGTTCGGTGCGCCGATCATCATGAACCCGATGCTGTTTATTCCGTTCGTGTTCGTTCCGATGATCAACGCTTGTCTGGCGTATACCGCCACCAAACTCGGCTGGCTGGCACAGGTCGTCTCGCTGACGCCATGGACCACTCCGGCGCCGATTGGTGCCTCCTGGGCGGCAAACTGGGCCCTCAGTCCGGTGGTGATGTGCGTCATTTGTATGGTGATGTCGGCGCTGATGTATTTGCCGTTCCTGCGTGCTTATGAGCGTTCTTTGCTGAAAACCGAAGAACAAAAAGCGCAGGCAACCGTAGGTGCAGCAGAGACCGTCGGCAATTAA
- a CDS encoding PTS sugar transporter subunit IIB, with protein sequence MFKIMLCCSAGMSTSLLVRKMVEAANERGLPVKIDAYGVSEFDTQFPQYQVVLLGPQVKYMLKTLSDKAAAQGIPVQSIDTMDYGMQRGDKVLDYALSLIEAAH encoded by the coding sequence ATGTTCAAGATTATGCTGTGCTGTTCTGCCGGGATGTCCACCAGCCTGCTGGTACGGAAAATGGTCGAAGCCGCGAACGAACGCGGTTTACCGGTCAAAATCGATGCGTACGGTGTTTCAGAATTTGATACACAGTTTCCGCAATACCAGGTCGTACTTCTCGGACCCCAGGTCAAATACATGTTAAAAACGCTCTCAGACAAGGCTGCCGCTCAGGGCATACCCGTACAGTCCATAGATACAATGGATTACGGAATGCAACGTGGCGATAAGGTGCTGGACTATGCTCTGTCGCTCATTGAAGCGGCACACTAA
- a CDS encoding LacI family DNA-binding transcriptional regulator has translation MSTINDVSRLAGVSKATVSRVLSGSRGVKEASRLAVLKAVEELNYRPNVIAQSLLSQSTGCIGVICAQDNINQTTGYLYALEKHLSQHQKHLLLRFANTKAEVMSALDELSCGLCDDILIIGARFPLQIDQENVILVDCMETNNVNSIQYDHAFAAETACNFLASQGRRQIALIHPHGSGFADQVLLGYKHGLEKNFLPFNRNLVFMEATSSSVALQELLNNATTVNFNALLVADEQEAQRVIPQLQAFNRSVPGDIMVFSLAGSLHLPGIPTIPAIEYSMDAMAARIVSWLNEKTQMLGSYVLRGDLIIPDVRR, from the coding sequence ATGTCTACAATCAACGATGTATCACGTCTGGCCGGGGTGTCCAAAGCCACGGTATCACGGGTGTTGAGCGGGTCGCGCGGCGTGAAGGAAGCCAGTCGCCTGGCCGTACTGAAAGCGGTGGAAGAGCTGAACTACCGGCCAAATGTGATTGCCCAGTCGCTGCTCAGCCAGTCTACCGGCTGTATCGGCGTCATTTGCGCGCAGGACAACATTAACCAGACTACCGGTTACCTTTACGCGCTGGAAAAACACCTCAGCCAGCACCAGAAGCACCTGCTGCTTCGCTTCGCCAACACCAAAGCCGAAGTCATGAGCGCGCTGGATGAACTCTCCTGCGGGTTATGCGATGACATTCTGATTATCGGCGCCCGTTTCCCGCTGCAGATCGATCAGGAGAACGTCATCCTGGTGGACTGTATGGAAACCAACAACGTCAACAGCATCCAGTACGACCATGCTTTTGCCGCGGAAACCGCCTGTAACTTCCTCGCCAGCCAGGGGCGACGCCAGATTGCCCTGATCCATCCGCACGGCAGTGGTTTTGCCGATCAGGTGCTGCTGGGCTACAAGCATGGGCTGGAAAAGAACTTCCTGCCGTTTAATCGCAACCTGGTCTTTATGGAAGCCACGTCATCCTCCGTGGCCCTGCAGGAGCTGCTCAATAACGCCACCACGGTTAACTTCAACGCCCTACTGGTGGCCGACGAGCAGGAAGCACAGCGGGTGATCCCGCAGCTGCAGGCCTTCAACAGGTCAGTACCGGGCGACATCATGGTATTCAGTCTGGCGGGCTCGCTGCATCTGCCGGGCATTCCGACCATTCCGGCAATTGAGTACTCGATGGACGCCATGGCGGCACGGATTGTCAGCTGGCTGAATGAGAAGACCCAGATGCTGGGTTCGTATGTGCTGCGCGGGGATTTAATTATTCCGGATGTGCGGCGCTAA
- a CDS encoding YicS family protein — MKSAHLFCLVVCLLFAAFVHAQELNDPVKLEQMKQSVLKDVKKACAPQRKQSDKEWQTMIMASEANQMLVKNAVVAMERNNQEGYWDAVSQVDCMEDY, encoded by the coding sequence ATGAAGTCAGCGCACCTGTTTTGCCTGGTCGTCTGCCTGCTTTTTGCCGCCTTCGTTCATGCTCAGGAACTGAACGATCCGGTCAAATTAGAACAGATGAAACAGTCGGTTTTGAAGGATGTGAAGAAAGCCTGTGCCCCGCAACGTAAGCAGAGTGATAAAGAGTGGCAGACAATGATCATGGCTTCTGAGGCCAATCAGATGCTGGTCAAAAATGCGGTCGTGGCGATGGAGCGGAACAACCAGGAAGGTTACTGGGATGCCGTAAGCCAGGTGGACTGTATGGAGGATTACTGA
- a CDS encoding GNAT family N-acetyltransferase, producing the protein MQLSITDTITEHEQEELLQGLRIYNSQFISFSRVASDIAVYARDEDGKLRGGLIGNRQGEWLNIKYLWVSDEIRGTGLGGQLMRAAEDEARQQGCRHALVDTFSFQARPFYEKQGYAVTMTLNDFPYAGIQRHYMSKAL; encoded by the coding sequence ATGCAACTGAGTATTACCGACACCATTACTGAACACGAACAGGAAGAATTACTGCAAGGGTTGCGGATCTATAACAGCCAGTTTATTAGTTTTTCCCGTGTGGCGAGTGATATTGCCGTGTATGCCCGCGATGAGGACGGCAAACTGCGCGGTGGGCTGATCGGCAACCGCCAGGGCGAGTGGCTGAACATTAAATATCTGTGGGTCAGCGACGAAATCCGCGGCACCGGGCTAGGCGGCCAGCTGATGCGCGCCGCCGAAGACGAAGCCCGGCAACAGGGGTGCCGGCATGCGCTGGTGGATACCTTCAGTTTCCAGGCGCGTCCGTTTTATGAAAAGCAGGGTTATGCGGTGACCATGACGCTGAACGATTTTCCGTACGCGGGAATACAGCGCCATTACATGTCGAAGGCGCTTTAA
- a CDS encoding TetR/AcrR family transcriptional regulator, with the protein MSAHKDNSEPTPQARRPGRPRGSKPTATSREQLLDIALDLFARQGIARTSLNAIAKEAGVTPAMLHYYFNSREQLLDAMIEERFLPLRSAIATLFSAHPDDPVTALTLMVKKLADLAVEHRWFAPLWMQEVIGEMPVLRAHLQARFGDEKYQATLETVARWQQEGKLNRDLAPELLFTTLLSLVLVPFSRMRNGERLHTLSPDSIVRHALAVIGHGIGA; encoded by the coding sequence ATGTCAGCACATAAAGATAATTCTGAACCCACGCCACAGGCCCGCCGCCCGGGGCGTCCGCGCGGAAGCAAACCCACCGCCACCAGCCGGGAACAGCTGCTGGATATCGCCCTGGATCTCTTTGCCCGTCAGGGGATTGCCCGAACCTCGCTTAACGCCATTGCCAAAGAGGCGGGCGTGACGCCGGCGATGCTGCACTACTACTTCAACTCCCGGGAGCAGCTGCTTGATGCGATGATCGAGGAGCGTTTTCTGCCGCTGCGCAGCGCCATCGCGACGCTTTTCAGCGCTCATCCGGACGATCCGGTGACCGCCCTGACGTTAATGGTGAAAAAGCTGGCCGACCTGGCCGTCGAGCACCGCTGGTTCGCGCCGCTGTGGATGCAGGAGGTGATTGGTGAAATGCCGGTACTGCGCGCGCACCTGCAGGCCCGGTTTGGTGATGAGAAATATCAGGCGACGCTGGAGACCGTCGCCCGCTGGCAGCAGGAGGGAAAACTGAACCGCGATCTGGCTCCGGAACTGCTGTTCACTACCCTGTTAAGCCTGGTGCTGGTGCCTTTTTCACGAATGCGCAATGGCGAGAGGCTACACACCCTCTCGCCTGACAGCATCGTGCGCCATGCGCTGGCGGTGATAGGTCATGGTATTGGCGCTTAA
- a CDS encoding MDR family MFS transporter, with translation MASESTTQTKNAPSIRLLFSALLLVMLLSALDQTIVSTALPTIVGELGGLDKLSWVVTAYILSSTIVVPLYGKFGDLFGRKIVLQIAIVLFLVGSALCGLAQNMTQLVLMRALQGLGGGGLMVISMAAVADVIPPADRSRYQGLFGGVFGLATVIGPLVGGFLVQHASWRWIFYINLPLGVFALLVIGAVFHGSAKRNKHEIDYLGAIYLSMALLCIILFTSEGGTVREWSDPQLWCILAFGLTGIAGFIYEERLAWEPIIPLSLFRDRSFLLCSLIGFIIGMSLFGSVTFLPLYLQIVKEATPTQAGLQLIPLMGGLLLTSIISGRIISRTGKYRLFPILGTLLGVVGMALLTRITIESPIWQLYLFTGVLGAGLGLVMQVLVLAVQNSVSAEQYGVATSGVTLFRSIGGAIGVALFGAVFTHVLQSGLMARIPEGTELPREMNPVAIHHLPDALRLDYLDAFGSAIHAVFLMAAGIMVLAFVLSWFLREAPLRKREA, from the coding sequence ATGGCGTCCGAATCGACAACACAAACCAAAAACGCGCCCTCTATCCGACTGCTGTTTAGCGCGCTCCTGCTGGTGATGCTGCTTTCGGCTCTCGATCAGACCATCGTCTCTACGGCGTTGCCCACTATTGTGGGTGAACTGGGCGGGCTGGATAAGCTCTCCTGGGTCGTTACGGCCTATATTCTGAGTTCCACTATCGTGGTGCCGTTGTACGGCAAGTTTGGCGATCTCTTTGGCCGCAAAATCGTGCTGCAAATCGCGATCGTCCTGTTTCTGGTGGGCTCTGCCCTGTGCGGACTGGCGCAGAACATGACCCAGCTGGTGCTGATGCGCGCCCTGCAGGGGCTGGGCGGCGGCGGGCTGATGGTGATCAGCATGGCGGCGGTGGCCGATGTTATCCCGCCAGCGGATCGCAGCCGCTACCAGGGCCTGTTCGGCGGGGTCTTTGGTCTGGCGACGGTGATCGGCCCGTTGGTCGGCGGTTTTCTGGTGCAGCACGCCTCCTGGCGCTGGATTTTCTATATCAACCTGCCGCTGGGGGTGTTTGCCCTGCTGGTGATCGGCGCGGTCTTCCACGGCAGCGCGAAGCGCAATAAGCATGAGATCGACTATCTGGGGGCGATTTACCTCAGCATGGCGCTGCTGTGCATCATCCTGTTTACCAGCGAAGGGGGTACGGTCCGCGAGTGGAGCGACCCGCAGCTGTGGTGCATTCTGGCCTTTGGCCTGACGGGTATCGCCGGGTTTATCTATGAGGAGCGGCTGGCGTGGGAGCCGATTATTCCCCTGTCGCTCTTCCGGGATCGCAGCTTCCTGCTGTGTAGCCTGATTGGTTTTATTATCGGGATGTCGCTGTTTGGATCTGTCACCTTCCTGCCGCTCTATCTGCAGATTGTCAAAGAGGCCACCCCGACCCAGGCCGGGCTACAGCTGATCCCGCTGATGGGCGGCCTGCTGCTGACCTCGATTATCAGCGGCCGCATTATCAGCCGCACCGGGAAATACCGCCTGTTCCCGATCCTTGGCACCCTGCTGGGTGTGGTCGGCATGGCGTTGCTCACGCGGATTACCATTGAATCGCCGATCTGGCAGCTGTACCTGTTTACCGGCGTGCTGGGAGCGGGGCTGGGTCTGGTGATGCAGGTCCTGGTGCTGGCGGTACAGAACAGCGTCTCTGCGGAACAGTATGGGGTGGCGACCTCGGGCGTGACGCTGTTCCGCTCCATTGGCGGGGCGATTGGCGTGGCGCTGTTTGGCGCGGTCTTCACCCACGTGTTGCAGTCGGGACTGATGGCGCGGATACCCGAGGGCACCGAACTGCCGCGGGAGATGAACCCTGTTGCGATCCACCATCTGCCTGACGCCCTGCGTCTCGACTACCTGGACGCCTTTGGCTCCGCCATTCATGCGGTATTCCTGATGGCGGCAGGGATCATGGTGCTGGCCTTTGTGCTGTCGTGGTTTTTGCGCGAGGCGCCGCTACGCAAGCGGGAGGCGTAA
- a CDS encoding AbrB/MazE/SpoVT family DNA-binding domain-containing protein codes for MERKAKLFKKGRNQAVLLPAEFAFDTESVWIRRDEEGNVVLIAKPAQEKSWDEFFRMLENMTVPDSFLSPEERNQSVTKRDPLDGVQV; via the coding sequence ATGGAACGTAAAGCAAAACTGTTTAAAAAAGGGCGGAATCAGGCGGTGTTACTGCCTGCGGAGTTCGCGTTTGATACGGAGAGCGTCTGGATCCGGCGGGATGAGGAGGGGAATGTTGTTTTGATTGCAAAACCTGCCCAGGAAAAAAGCTGGGATGAGTTTTTCAGGATGCTGGAAAACATGACCGTACCGGATTCATTTTTAAGTCCAGAGGAGAGAAATCAGAGCGTGACAAAGCGGGATCCTCTGGATGGCGTTCAGGTATGA